A stretch of the Hippocampus zosterae strain Florida chromosome 16, ASM2543408v3, whole genome shotgun sequence genome encodes the following:
- the gnb2 gene encoding guanine nucleotide-binding protein G(I)/G(S)/G(T) subunit beta-2, whose product MSELEQLRQEAEQLRNQIRDARKACGDSTLTQITAGLDPVGRIQMRTRRTLRGHLAKIYAMHWGSDSRLLVSASQDGKLIVWDSYTTNKIHAIPLRSSWVMTCAYAPSGNYVACGGLDNICSIYCLKTREGNVRISRELPGHTGYLSCCRFIDDNQIITSSGDTTCALWDIETSQQTTVFSGHTGDVMSLSLAPDLRTFVSGACDASVKLWDIRDSMCRQTFTGHESDINAICFFPNGSAFATGSDDATCRLFDLRADQELSLYCHDNIICGITSVAFSRSGRLLLAGYDDFNCNIWDAMKGDRAGVLAGHDNRVSCLGVTDDGMAVSTGSWDSFLKIWN is encoded by the exons ATGAGTGAGCTGGAGCAGCTTCGCCAGGAGGCCGAGCAGCTGAGGAACCAGATACGA GATGCCAGGAAAGCATGTGGGGATTCCACCTTGACACAG ATAACTGCTGGTCTGGATCCAGTGGGGCGGATACAGATGCGAACAAGACGCACCCTCCGAGGCCACCTTGCTAAGATCTATGCCATGCACTGGGGGTCAGACTCAAG GCTTCTTGTTAGCGCCTCTCAAGATGGCAAACTGATCGTGTGGGACAGCTACACCACTAACAAG atccacGCTATCCCCTTGCGCTCCTCCTGGGTGATGACCTGTGCGTACGCCCCGTCTGGGAACTACGTGGCATGCGGAGGCCTTGATAACATCTGCTCCATCTACTGCCTGAAAACACGCGAAGGGAACGTCAGGATCAGTCGGGAACTACCTGGGCATACAG GTTACCTTTCATGTTGCCGTTTCATCGACGACAATCAAATCATCACGAGCTCAGGAGACACCACCTG TGCGTTGTGGGACATCGAGACGAGCCAGCAGACCACGGTGTTCTCGGGCCACACGGGGGACGTCATGAGTCTGTCCCTGGCGCCCGACCTGCGCACCTTTGTGTCGGGAGCGTGCGACGCCTCGGTCAAGCTGTGGGACATCAGAGACAGCATGTGTCGACAGACTTTCACGGGACACGAGTCGGACATCAACGCCATCTGT TTCTTCCCCAACGGCAGCGCCTTTGCCACGGGCTCTGACGACGCCACCTGCAGGCTGTTCGACCTGCGCGCGGACCAGGAACTCAGCCTCTATTGCCATGACAACATCATCTGCGGCATCACCTCGGTGGCTTTCTCCCGCTCGGGTCGCCTGTTGCTGGCAGGCTACGACGACTTTAACTGCAACATCTGGGACGCCATGAAGGGAGACAGAGCAG GAGTCTTGGCCGGCCATGACAATCGTGTGAGCTGTCTGGGTGTGACTGATGATGGCATGGCCGTGTCCACCGGGTCCTGGGACAGCTTCCTCAAGATCTGGAACTAA